TTCTATCCTGTGACAGTTTCACATAGCCACTCAGGTATTACAGATGGTATTGGAAAGATTACAAAACAATTATTCGGTATCAGTTATGAGTAATgagctttctttctttcattggaCCTTAAGATCATTTCATGAGGTTTAGGTTCTGAGATTTTCACAGCCTAAAGCCCATCACTGATAGAATGATGAAGGAATCTTCTACAAGTCAATATGTAGTTGAGAGGAGAGGGCATTCATATTAAATTTCTTAACACCGAGCCTTGGGTTACTAttccccctaccccaccccctgGAACTTGTTACTTAGTTTAATTATGTGTTCTTCTACACTTTGACAAGTATACATAGTTCCTGTCTTTTTTGCCTTttataaatacagaaaagagaaataaaggaaaagaccTAAGGCACCTGAGGGTGGTGGTTTGTTTTCAGtagcatgaaggaaaatggttGTCAGCAAGAACTGTCACATTATGATGACTTTAGGTCTATATCTTACATCTTTAGGTTCATCTGGGCACCACACACAAGGCAATTCAACATCAGTCCCCTGCCCTAAACAGCTCCCGATGCCAAGAATTGGCACATTACTACTTTGGTTTCAATGAATGGTCAAAAAGGATCATCAAGGTTAACTTTGTAGATTTTCTTTGACTAGCCAGACTCCTCTTTCAGCATTAAAATCCTACACTgtagagagaagaataaaacggGATTGTGGAGAGGAGATGTGAGAGGCCTCTTAAGTAGAAGTATCTGAGCATTGGCCTGCCACCTAGAATTAATAATAATCCCAATGGCTTGGGTGGAAGTGTCCATAATTTTCTCCAGTATTTGTATGGTATGTAATAACAAATAGTTATCTGTCTAGTAATTCATCTGCAAGTCTTACTTGCTTTTGGAGCTATAAGACACCTCAGTTGTCAGCTGGAATTGCTGGAACTGAgtctttatttctaataaaacatTTTGAAGTCTGCACTGAGATCCCAGGGGAGGACTTTAATTCAAAATCCTAACGGCTTCAGCATCTTTCTGATTTTGAAGAAACAGATAATGAAGATACTGTGGCACCACTGCAGAAGCAAAGCCTGAAATTCTGTGCTTTAGGCATGGTATCGCCAGGCCGTGAGTTCAGGAGTCCTGGAGTTGGTGTGGCTGAGGAGCCTTTGGATAAGCTGGAGGCAGGTCTGTTTCCAGAGTGTGGGGTTGCGGGGCGGGCAGGGGGAGGATCTCTCTCCTTTCTAAAACTCTTCTTTTCAGTACATCGTCAAGCCTTCCCCTTGCTAAGCTTAAAGGCCTGGGCAGAGTTTTTCTGTATTACAATACAGGTTTTTGTCTTAGACAATATCTGACAGAACCTTTAACTTTACAGTTTTAGAGCTCACTTCCTGCCGAGAAGattaggaggagggacataattttTGGTTAAGAATTTGCTCTGTGCTAAAGTAGACCTTCCAACAGAGATCTCTTGTACCCTTCAATTATCCCAGCAAAATCATTATCTAAAGAGTTAAATAAGCTGTGTAAATGTTTAGTCCTTTGCCTCCTGTGAAAGGGCCTTAACAAAATAAAGTCAGATACAGAAAGGATGTTGTATATTCGCTATCTATTCAAATATAGAAAGGACCTAGAAAGCATATTGCAGTTGGTACTGTTTTTTTCCTAGAATCCATGGCCCTCAGGCTTAGAGTTTTAAGGCAGGGGTAGGGCTGTTAGCAAGTGGAGTGGGCATAGGCTCTTGGGGGTGATGCCTAGAGAGAGGCCAAATCATCTTGCACTACCACTAAACCTTTCTCACTGTGTGATTCCAGCCCTTGACACACAGGACAGTAAGGTCTGTAGGAGTGTCTTTTCAGCTTGTCCATTTGAAGTCTATGAGTGATGTGAGGTTTGAGCCACATTTCTGACTTGCATCTCCCTTCTGGTACTTCAGGAACTCCCAGAATGGGTTGGGGCAGTAACAATGTGCCCTGGCAGGATATACCTGCAGCAGAGGCATTCAACCATACTGTTGTGCTGAGCTTTCCCAAAATCACTAAGATAATGATCTAAGAATCAtggatgtgtttttatttttagacataatggAATAAAAACCAATTTTTGTTCAGCTAGACATTTAAATCCATTTGTTTGGGTTGGATTTAGGGTCTTTATCATTGCTTATGAAAAGGAAGACAATCCAGAAGCTTGCTATTCAGAAGGCTATTTCAGATGCATTCCAGAAACTGCTGATTGTGGTTTTAGGGAagattttttgttgctgttattgtCCTTGAAGTACTTGAGTTTCAACGAGCAAATAAACTCATTTTGGAAACTTTATTGGATGAAAATAATGGATGTCTAAAACACTCCGCATTCTTTCAGTCACCAAATACTTTGAGAGTGACAGTCCCAAGTTTCTTCTTTGGGGCATTTGTGAGaaaaatgacagcaaacattATTGTCTCTATTGTATACatgtcacacagcaagtaagtaTTTGACccagttcttctttctcaattggTTGCCACAGTAGTATAGTGTGTATAAGCTTTGGATCATGTGTTTGAGTGCTACCTCGGTCTCTTAGGTTTCTTATGCAATTTTAGGTTTTATAGCCAGAGAGATTTGAAGATATTTAATATCTCTAAGCTGAaatttctttatctgaaaaaatAGGGTTAGTCATTCAGCTTACCTCATAGGAGATACTGTAACAGTAAATGAGATGATGAATGTAAAAAGCTCAGAAATGTGCCTGAAAGAAGCCACCTCTAACCCCTGCCTTGTTCAAGGGTTAGCTGTATTTAACTCATGCCAAAGTTTGAGAAGTTTGTTTTGAAAGTTagaaagtagagaaagaaaaggtggttATGATCTGAGAAAAGTCTTTGAAGTGTTTCTGTGCAAAATAATATTCTAAattcaatttttgaaaaaaacCAGTCAAGGATATTTCAAACTTATCCAAGTTTGGGCTCTAAGAAGTCTAGCTTCTTGTGAGAAACGGATTCAGTATTGACGCTAAAGATTTCAGAAACCTGATTGTAGATTCATTTCTACGTGAGGCCAGTTGGGAATCAACCCCACATAAAAACCATTACTATGTACTAGACACTAGGAATAAGATGAAGCCCCTTCTGTCTTGGCGTTTACATGCTAGaggttgtatcagacaaaacaaaaactgaaatacAATAGATTATAAAAAGGGCTGTGAAGGAAGCAACTGGGTGCTGGTTAcattatttcaaaaaaatcatttaacCATTGCAAGTTAAACATCCTATGTATCTTCTCCATGTGTGCACACAGGGTAGACCTCGGAGAAGCAGTGGTGTTCTTGTAGGTTAGTGGCTGCGATGAGCCACGGTGGGATGGGAAGGGTTTCCCACACCAATGTAGAGGGCTATTTACTAGTCACTGAAAGAGGATTCAGACCCTCTTTCCCAGAATGGATTGGTCACCCCCCAGGGCCCTTCCTATAGCAATTTTGGAGTCATCACTGATTCAGTGGTAGTCCTCATGTAATAGAGTGGTGAATTAATAATCAGACATGGATATACTGGGAGTTTAAAGAAAATGGCAACATTTTAGAATGACTGTAAAGTGTATTTCCCTCTCCACCACCTTAACAGGTGTTTCTTTTGCAGGTAAGCTACTTTTCTTGAAAGCAGAATGTCTCAGACTTTAGCTTTGAAGAGGAAGAGTTGCCAGGACTGGACGAGCACTTTTGAATTTCCCATGATGCCAGACCCAGTGGCTCCCTTGAGAAACTGTACCACCTCCACCCTTACCCTTCTCTTAACCAACCCCCACTATCCCTGGGCTACCAGAAGCCAGAGCCACCCAGATGTGCAGCCCAAATCCTGTCTCTCTCACTGGGAAGGGGGATCTGGAGGGAGGTGTCTGTAGCCTTTGCTTGGGGAGGGGACGCTTGGACTCCATGATTCTGAGAAAGGACTTGCTCAGGTGGTGTGGAGCCGATCTCAGCCTGAGCCTAATGTGTCATAAATGAAGGGTGGGACTAGGCAGGGGAGGGGCACGCAGTTGCTACGGATATGTGAGCATCAGAGAGCTGTCATAATGGTTCTGCTCTGGCTTAAGGGAGCTGCTCTGGTCCTCTGGCTCATTGTGCCCTGGAGCCTTTGCTGCCATGTCCTGGCTGCGTTTCTGGGCCCCGTGGCTTCTTGTGTTGCTACCATTGTGGCTGCTGGTCCAAGCAGCTCAGCCTCCGGGTTGGGCCCTGGACCCTGTGCAGCTGACCCACAGACCCCCAGGACCAACCGAGTCCTGGTCTTTGGATCCCTCCAATCTCCCTCTTGAATTTCCCCATCCACGTCAACAACTGATGCATCCTGTGGTTCCTTTCTGGTACACAGGTTCAGCTGGAGAGCTGCCCCCAGGACCAGAACTTTGGGACAAGCCTGGCCAGCATGAAAGTCCACCAGAGGTGGTTCCGGTGGTAAGTTGGGACCAGAATCAGGTCCTAGATCTGCCCCCTTGACTCAAAACTGAGACTAAAACTGTAAATGTAGATCAGGCTGAACACCAGTCATTTGAAATACTTGTTCCACCGCTAGGTAGTGATAGTTCAAAACCAACAAGGTTTATTGTTTCACTTCCAAACTCAAAGAAAGATCTAGCTCAGTATCAATGGCTTACCAAAGTTCTTATTGGAACTCCAGGCTGATTTGCAGAGAAACATCTAAAACAACAATTGCAGGATGATTACTTAGATCCCAATAGGGATGTTGTCTATGCTAAGGAGAAGCTACCTGTAGAGTCTCTGGGCGGCCCACATCAACCTCCAGAGGCCCCTGAGGAAGTTGAAGCTTTCTCCCAGAAAAGTGTTCCCACTCATCACGGACAGAAAGTTGAGGAGGCTGAATCTTTTTCTCCCCAGGTGGATTCCCAGGATCAGCCTCCAGAGCCCCCGGAGATGGATGACAACTACAAAGACCTGCAGGCGGCCCTGGCTGTGCCTTCCTTCACTCCTGAAGAGGCTGAGCCCCCAGTCCAGGAGGAAGCCCCAGCTCCATCTCCAGCGCGCCCACAGGGGACACTTCCACATCCCGGGCAGGTTCCCAGTCAGCGTCCAAACCTGACTCAGGTCACAGCTGCACCTGGGGACCTGGACGTTTCCGTACCTCGGCAGCCAGAGCCGTCTGAGGCAGGTTTTCCATCACTGACTCAGAATTCAGTGGTGAACACCACCACAAACAACATATGTGAGCTCTGTAGCTGCACAGACGAGACGCTGGCGTGCGTTGGTCTCAGCCAGGAGCAGAAGCTCCAGAGTGTGCCCGTGCCAGAGCCCAACGCTCACAATGGCACCTTCACGATCTTGTAAGAACCGCCTCTTTTCATTTGTTCTCTGCATCCTGCCTGAACTGGTAGCATTTTCCTCAAGGACTTCCTGGCCCCTCATTTCCATACCCTGTGTTGACTGactttctgtttttaacttttgttaactattccttgtcttccttttccttcttaataTTGTTCTCCTTTCTCCGGTCTTTTACTTGTAATTGcccttattctctttccttacCTGCTTTTTTTAGTTctgtcatttaagtctttaacctcTATTCTACCATTTTCCTATCATTTTTACTCCATCTTCTTTACAGTAACATGTCCCTATCCTCTGGTTAAGAGTAAAGATTCTGGAACTAGACTGCCTGGTTTTGAACCCAGGTTTGTCGTTTATTAGCTTTGTGActcaatttcctaatctgtaaagtggggattagGGTAGTTACCATCCCATAAGATTGTGAGATTtagatgagttaatacatgtaaagccctTCTATATGTGCCTCGTGTATATATGAGTGTTAACTGTTATTATTTGGTCCCTCAGTTATGTCCAAAACTTTTTCCTCTGGCTTTTTATATATAGCACCCATTTCTTGCACAACCCAGGGCTAAGTACTGTGGGAGCCACAGATGTAAAAACATTGTCTCTAGAACATGACAGTGATaggtagaaagaaagaatattcatTAAAAGGGAGGTGATAATTAAGTACTAAAAGAGATAGAGACTCTAGGTACTGTAATTCACCAGACCCTGTAATCACTGGGATATGGAGGTCAGGGAAAGCCGCTTTGGATAAGTGACAATTTTAGCTGGGACTTGAAGAGTAGCTATAATTTGttaaatagggggaaaaaatgttCAGTGTAGGCAAGGCATGGCTGCAGGAATGATCAGGATTTCATAGACCAGTCTGGCTGTTATGAACCGGTTAGGAAGCaatgaaagattttgaaaaaccTTGACTATCAGCTATAGGGGATTGAAAGTTGCAGTATGAGAGATGGAGAGCCATTGAAAGTTTTCAAgcaagagagacaaatgattaaaGCAAGGGGattgttttagattccatatgtagcATGATCTAGAGAGGAGAGCTTGATTCAGGGAGACCAAACAGGATGTACTACTAGCAAAGCCTAGGAGTGAAGTGAAAAGGGGCTGAATCAGAAGGGTAGCGCTGGGAGTAGAAAGAAAATCCTGAGAGCGCGACAAAGGAAGAGTCAGTAGGACTTCCTAAGTGACCGACTAGAGCTGGAGGGTGGGATGTGCAGGAAAAGAGGAGAATCAAATTTGACTCTAAAGTTTCTGTCCTGGGTGATGAGGAGAGTGGTGGTGGTAGAACAGGGGGAAAtacagcagctgggaaggagaGCCCGTTTGCGGGAGACGagttcagttgtaggtgccttttctTGGTGAGCGTAAGGCACGCAGAAGGCTTGTGGTTGAGTGCAAAATTTCCACTAGGCAGAGGAGCAGACAGGTATCTGAGCTATTTCTGACTGCCCTGAAAAATAGGGAACTTGTTGCTGAGGGAAGAGAAGCTGAAGGGAAAGATTCAAAGTCATCCAGAGAGTTAGTGGTTGAAACGGAACGTCAAGCATTTAACAGCTTCTTTTAAACACAGGTATTTTATGGATACATTCTctgtgtttaaaaaaagagaaaaggcacagAAGTATATAGGATAAAATGTGGAAATCCCACTCCACCCTGCCTACCACCCATAAGATAACTCCTGTTACCATTTTGGTGTGTGTCCTCCCTTCCAGTCTCTTCGCTTTGCATTTCCCCCCAGTGAGATAGTACATTATTCCTTGCTCGGTGATTTGTGCGTTTCCCTATGCACTGTCTCTGAGAGATCTTTCCATATTAGTCCCTTTAAATTCTAATTGCCCTTCTCCTTCTAACAACTGGAGAGATCTCAACAGTGGGCCCTGAGCCAAGTATTTggtatataaagaaatcataatgtttctttatatttattgttgatgataaatttttgccattttttctgtttagttgtttatcattttctctttggaaggAGTCATTTGAGATACCTAGGTGATTTTAGGAAAAAACACTTACTTTCAAGGTAATTAACTGGCATTATCTGCCCAAGAAGTTGGACGGATAGGAAGTTCAGTTTCTGAGGAGATGCCCTATTGTTTGTGCCCCGtgttatatctttattagctgtgcAAACTGGGAAGCTGATAGCTGTGGACACGAGAAAGCTGGTATTTTCTGCATTTGAATATTCCCCTGGTTGCCATGATAAGGTTGCCATGATTCTTTTGCTTATTCTGTTCCTTCTTTTCCTACCTATTGAAGAATATGCACTGTGTTTCTTCACAGAAATTTCCAAGGAAACTCTATTTCTTACGTTGAAGAAAATACATGGAAGTCATACACTTGGGTTGAGAAACTGTGAGTATATTCTCTCCAAATATGAACACAAAAAACTAACTGTATTGTAACATGTTTCTTGGTCAAGAGTTTTGAGGTCAGAAGTTCTGAGAAAAGGTATTTCCCTCTCCGTATCTCAAATCGACCTCTACTGATTGCAATTCTATGTTTATTTCAGATATTAAATTTGGTGGGTTCTCTTTAAGAGTCAGCTTAAACTTA
The sequence above is a segment of the Manis pentadactyla isolate mManPen7 chromosome 4, mManPen7.hap1, whole genome shotgun sequence genome. Coding sequences within it:
- the LOC130683472 gene encoding leucine-rich repeat-containing protein 37B-like, with the protein product MSWLRFWAPWLLVLLPLWLLVQAAQPPGWALDPVQLTHRPPGPTESWSLDPSNLPLEFPHPRQQLMHPVVPFWYTGSAGELPPGPELWDKPGQHESPPEVVPVVDSQDQPPEPPEMDDNYKDLQAALAVPSFTPEEAEPPVQEEAPAPSPARPQGTLPHPGQVPSQRPNLTQVTAAPGDLDVSVPRQPEPSEAGFPSLTQNSVVNTTTNNICELCSCTDETLACVGLSQEQKLQSVPVPEPNAHNGTFTILNFQGNSISYVEENTWKSYTWVEKLILGDNQLSELHKDSFEGLLSLQYL